The DNA segment aacaataaaattattttctaaaagagGGAAGTATGACCACAGCCATAATTTGTCAATTATTCAAAAAGGATCCAAGAGAAACTACTTGTAAGGATGTAAATTTTTTCTACAAAATTGTCATACCATTTTATGCGTCAAGGTGCAAAAGGAATTAAGAGAAACTTGATTTAATTGTTTAAGGATTTAAGTCACTTTCATACACAGTATTAAGTATTTGAAGGAAaatgttaagaaaaaaaaaatactttagtaACCTGCCTTGTCAGAGGACGGATTGGCAGGTTGACCTtacacttttaattttttaattttatattttttattaattataataattaatataattttttagataataaaaatataagaaagaataataaaattaaaataaattttaatattctaataaaaaaatttaatatctaacaaaataaagtaaatatcaataatacttcaatgaatcaaataatatataaaaaaaattaatataaataagttttatataaaacattaatcaccgctaatttttattaaaaaaaataaaatttctctttaaaaattccaaaaataaaaaggaTCAACCCCTCTTATTCTATCCTTTCCCGTCACGTGTAGGATTGACAGGTTAAAAGAGCCTATCCAATTTGGATTGAGAGGTTGAAAAAGGGAACCAATCCCACGTAAATAATGGCGGGCCAACTTCTCGAGCCCGTTTTCTCATCCTTTAAGGTTCAGAACTTCACTTCTAAAGCACTAAGGTTTGGTGAAAATAGTAGTGTGATATTGCAATCATTTAAGAAAGTAAGTAGAAtgagaaaatatcttaaatgaATTCATGAAATTCAACCCTCGAcgactaatattttaatttatgacgTACTATTGgttaaaattattaacatcTGAATTAAATTTGAATCCTAATTTTAATGAATCAATGTTTTTAAGTTGTAGTCCTAAATGCACATGGTGTAAACAAAAGCAAATATGTTGGGAAAACTATACTCAGATTTTAAATTTCACTTGTCGTATGATTTGATTTACTTGCCAAATTCTTAACATAGATCCAAGAGTTAACTAATATTTAAGCTACAATGTATAAATGTAATATAAGTTTAACCACACTTGttctttatttattctttgttgtaAAACGGTAACATCTCTTCtgtctttatattttattttgattcctttattaataaaaaaagaaaattgttatGTGTATACAAATTCTTCAATACTAGGTATAATGTTGAAAAGagcaaatatttatttatggtGAAGTAGACAAAGAAATTATTGATCACAATATAATGTTTAGACCATAAAAAGATAAGATGAGCTAATGTactaatacaaaattatttaataaaattgaaaaactaatCCAAATTAAACCAAACTGATTTGTTGTGGTTTAATTTGATttggtttaaatttattttatgttcaaattaaaactgtatgtaattttatatttgattcaaatgtattttttaaccAAAATTAATTATAGAATTAATGTTccgaaagaaaataaaaaatattattgtcttcctttctaaaaagaaaagaagtggTGACAAAATTGTGAGGAATATTTGAGCTAATATCTCCTAGTCACGGtgtagaaaataataaatgaaataatgGTGGCTTTTGCGGTTTGGCTTGGTGGCTGTGTAATGAGAAGTTAAGTATGTTGTGTGAATTCATGAAGCCTAGGTAAACTATACAAGCTCTAATATTCTTGTtgatacaaaaataattaataaaagaaagaagataagGGACTGAACTCCAAATAACAGTAAATAATGGATGAACAcaaaatttattgaagtttCAAATCAAACACACTTTTTCGAAAAGGAGGGGTGGCAGAGATGATATTGTTACGAAGTTCAATCTTCAGAGTATTTAACTTCAGGGACTCACATACATACACACAGAACATATCTAACTTCATTGCACACACCAGATGGCCGTGTAGGTCCACGTTATTCATATTTGAATCACTcaagaagaaaaaacagagaCATAAACTTTTGTTCATAATACTTGTAGTTACCATCATTTTCCCTCCACTTCTTATTCCAATGCAGAAATCCCAGTTATCCTAAAACAAATAAAGGcacagttatatatatatatcttcaaGTTTAACTAATTTGTTTCAAATAAAGTAAGCCAATACAAGGACATGCCATGACATAATGACAATTACATTAAACCCTTCTCATGTGACATGTTGTTTTATGCAGCCCCTTATTATGAAAGGGTATCTTGTAAGCATCATCAAGGGTTCTGAGTATTGTCAGTTCTATGCAGCTAATGgtttttattctgttttatttaattacCGATTTTAACTTCAATTTGGAgtgttttatataaatatacaaaaaaGAAATTATCAAACACTAGTAACATTTATATCCTAAAAGGAAAGTAAAAAGTGTAGTATGCATGTCATGCAGGAACACATATCTTGCACTTACCAGACGCCTTCAGGAAGAAGAAGAACTTGAGATACTCATTACTGTTTTTATGACTGATGGATTACCTGAATATATGAGAGAAAGTGAGTTGATAGGAAAAACTATATATAACTAGGTAGTGAACCGGACCGGTTCATTCATGACGTCCAATGAAAAAGGTTGCAAATTGCCCTGACGGTAAGAGGGCTTAAATTGCTGTTGGTATTAAAATTCTTCGTTTTCTCTATGTAACTGGTCCTTCTCACTTTTAGCCTTTTCAATTATGCAactcaaacaaaatatttggCTTATATTTGAGTGTCACCAAGAAATTAGGCTTCACTATGGAAAATAGCTATAGACGGAGATCTAAGCTTATGGGTATCCGACGCCTAATGTCTTCCAAGTTCAACATCAATCATCCATGAAACAAAACCTATTGctaaataatacaatatattctaatttatttggggttagagaagaaaaagaagaatataaTAATGCGATATTCATGCTTGAAATAAGAAAGAATATATTTTactttcatttaaaatttttagtataatattgAAAACATTATTAAAAGTATTTTGAAGTAATATATGACATCATTGTaataaaaaatgacaaatataaaaaaaataacaattcaaTTGGGATGATGAATTCCTACCTGTTTGTGAAACAACTGACGGATTGTTGCGTTGAGATCTCCGTGGAAGGTTAAATCAGAAGAATCCTTCGATGTTTTAATTCCAAAAAACATTGGCACTTTTATGACTCCTTCGGAGAAAGTTTCCATTTTAGGGCATTTGGCTACTATTACCTTTTTCAAATATGAGCAATGCAAAGTGTTATTCCCTGAATAAAACCTTACTAGCCTTGGTAAGCAATTCAGCTCAATTGATCTTAGTCTTCCAAATACCATTTCCTCAcaatcatcttcatcttcatttttTGCAATTTCTTTTATTGATTCACACTTCTTTATATGTAAGGTCTCAAGTTTCACCAAACTTTTGAGTGTTGCAAATGTGAATAAATACTCCATCCTTTCACACTTCCTCACAGATAACTTTTGAAGATTAATGAAAGATACTGCAGACGAAACTAATTTTTCTACCTGAGGGCACTTGTTGAGACCTAATAATTCAAGTTTTTCACAGTATGGTTGTACCCATGGATGCTCTAAACCAATCCACTCTAACTCATTTAGTTCCAACAAGCATAATTGTTGCAATTTCACTAGTACTGTGTCATGAACTTTAATCTTTTGAGAGGGAAATATCTCCTTCAGACCAAAGCATTTTTCTACAATAAGAAGTACTAAATTGGGTACCTTATGAAAGAAATCAAAAGGCAAAGTACCTTTCTTATTGTTATCCTCAAAGTAAACTAGAAGACATATTAGTTTACAAAGAAGGTCTTGTGGCAAATGTGCATAGCTCATAAGCTTAATGTTTTCCTCATTGAGTGCTAATACCACGAGTTTGGGAGAAACCTAGTTTTTGAAGTCAAATAAGTTCGAAAGGTAATGTGTGCTAGTTAGATACTATAAGaggaaaataataatgaaaacaaGAGAAAGTGTAAAAAGGTAAAGTTCTGATGCTTCGTTACCTTTTCAACCGAGAACAAAGGTTGTTGTATCGGACTAATTGGAGCCTCTATAACTCCTTTCTGACTATCAACAAAGTCTGATGTGAACAACTTCAGATTAGGACAACATATCACCTCTAAGAATTTTAACAAGGGACATTCCAGATTATGCTTTCTAGGGTAAAAGCAACTCAACAGTGGCATGTTTTCAAGACTTAGAGAGGACAAAATCGGTAATTCGAACATTAATGTCGTTCCATGTTCCATTCCATCTTCCTTTCCAACTATTTCTATCAATTTCTCACACCTCTCCATATGAAGTGTCTCAAGGTTCTCAAGATTTTTTGCAAGGGATGGAGAGAACAGTGTTACTAAGCTTCCACAATCTTTGACAACCACTTCTTGCAAATTGGGAAAGCTGACAATTCCTTTGGGGTTTTCTTTCCATACACATTTcaaatttgacaatttttttaaagtaagcTCTTTCAAACAATAAACTATTCCCTTCATCTTGACTTCACTCTCATCTATGTCAAATATTACTTGTATTGCGTCAGAACCATGCACATTCAATTCTTCTAAGTTCTTCAAGTAAGGAAGCACATGAGAGGGAATTACAATAGGTCTAGTGAATGCTTCATCAAATTCCAATTTCTTGAAACTGCCAAAAAAGTTGTCTGAAATAGCAGGTTTTTTGTGTTGAACTTTCGTCATCTCAAGATAATCGTCAAGAATCCTACGCTTTGAATAGTTGAAAAAATCCTAAAAGTCATAGAAACACAATGACAGGTTAATTGAAGCATATGCTTCGTATTTAATTGAAATCACTTGGAATTATCTGTTGAAAACTATATATTTGCATCCTTAGTTGTGAAATCTAAAATGATCTTATATTAAAGTccacttttcttttttattttctagttaAATTATTAGCTTATTGTTTACTCTTATAATGTGTGCCAACCATTTCAGATATAAAAAAgagcaaaataaaaacaaaagatggTTAATGGTTTTAGCGTAATGAAATTAGGGATATTAAGTGGACTTGTGGGGGTTTAACTATTTCATCTTTATATCATTAAAGTATAAGTttgttttcatttcatttctatATTCAGTTAGTACATTGAATTAGTAtgaactttttatttaatttctatctACATCGGATAACGGGTATACTTATGTCTATGTCTATCCTTGTTCTCTTGCCTCTTAAcatcataaatattaattaaataattgtttcataaaaaataaaaatcataataaaggAATCTTGTATATATCCTGGGTGAGAGCGTagttatcttttaaaaataatcagaTAACTAATGTAAAAAAGAAATTCTAGATTAATTGAATAGGTATTATACTAGAACATAGAATATCCTTTTTCAACTTCGATTGGGGAATCAATCTTATTGGAGTATACATAATTCCAATCAAGATTACCTAAATCATAACACTAAATgtatatatttcatttattttattggcCTGGGTCGTTTAGTTATGTATGGTAGTAGATGTCATTATAAGAAGAATATGAATCTAAATCATAACATTAAACCtttgatgtatatatttattttttctttctgtcTTTgcttttatcaattttaaaaccttttttttttatctaggaAAATTACATTTGAGTAACAAAAGAAGTAAGAAAGAATGTGTCCAAGGTTCATTTGGTGTTTAGCAACAttcaatacaagaaaatcatgaaatagaaatcaatatttaaagaccaaaataattagttacaataggaactaaaatagagaccattttagaaactaaaaaaaaaattggtttctaaattagtttctattattttctattattgttaaatagtttctaaattggtatctaattagcaactaaggttttaactaccaattatttagtttctaaatttggtagcaaaaaccttggttgctaattagataccaatttagagactatttaacaataatagaaaataatataaactaatttagaaaccaaatttctttttagtttctaaaatggtctctaatttagttactattgtaactaattattttggtttttacaaattggtttctatttcataattttttttagtgattctTTGCAAATAGGAATGGAGTGGACCATTTTGCTATTAAAGAAACTAATTTCttgttttatcatttttattaatgtttctctaatttatttttttgaatttatcaACTCTTGGGCTAACATTTGTTTGGATATTTACATTAAGTGCTGTtttctttataataaaatacaaactaattaatgtccacaattttaaaattagtaagaaaataatattttatgacaCAAAAAGGAAAGATAATAACTAATGTAATATTCATCTTTAGGAAAGAAGAATAtattttgcttttatttaatatttttaatatattgttgaaaataatattataaatttttgtaataAGAGATATGACATTACTGTAGAAAACTctgtataaaataataaaatagttattattgtaaaaaaatgtgAGGTTTTGGCATAGACAAGGTGACATCATTAAAATTAGttagatattaaaacataaCAATTGAATTTGGGGAATGAAGTGTTACCTGTTGGTGAAATAACCTCTGAATTGTTGTGTTGAGATCGCTGTCAAATGTTAAATCAATATCTTCTGATGTTTGAATCCCCAATAAAGCTGGAGCTTTTATGACTCCTTCAGAGAAAGTTTTCATATGAGAGCATTCAATTACCTTCACTATTTTCAAACACGAGCATCGCAAAGTGGCATTCCCTGAATAAAAGCTCACTAAACTTGGTAAGCAATTTAGCTTAATCACTCTCAGTCGTCCAAATACTATCTCATTACaaccatcttcatcttcatcttcatcttcatcttcatttttTGCAATTTCTTTTATTGATTCACACTCCTCCACAGCTAGGCTCTCAAGTTTCACCAAACTTTTGAGTGTTGTAAATGTGAATAAATACTCCATCTTTTCACAGAGCTTCACATACAACTGTTTAAGATTGATGAAAGACACTgcaaaataaactattttttctaCTTGAGGACAGTTGACGAGACTTAATAATTCAAGCTTTTCAGAGTATGGTTGTACCCATGGGTGTTCTAAACCTACCCACTCTAACTCATTTAGGTTAAGCAAGTATAATTCTTTCAATCTCACAAGTACTGTGTCATGAACTTGAAGCTTTTGAGAGGGAAATATCTCCTTCAGACCAAAGCAGTTTTTTACAAGAAGAACTTCTAAATTGGGTACCTTGTGAAAGAAATCAAAAGGCAAAGTACCTTTCTCATTGTTATCATCTTCAGAGCTCAAAGAAAGATGATTTAACTTGTAAAGAAGGTCTTGTGGCAAACGTGCATCGGTCAACAACATAATATTTTCCTCATTGAGTACCAACTTCTTCAGGTTGGAAGAAGCCTAACAATTGAGGCCAAacaaattcaaaagaaaaatgcGTAGTTGATATTAGATAGAAGTTATAGAAGGAAAATATATgatgaaaagaagagaaagcACACAAATGTAAAAATGTTAATGCTTTGTTACCAATATTTCAACAGAGAACAAAGGTTGTTGTAGCAGGCTAATTGGAGCCTCCATAACTTCTTTCTCACCATCGTCAAAGTTTGATGTGAATAGCTTCAATTTAGGACAATGGCACACATTTAACATATTTAACAAGGGACATTCCAGATGATGTTTTCCAGGATAAAAGCAACTCAAGACTGGCATACTCCAAAGAGTTAGAAAGGACAAACAAGGGAATACAAATATTGTCATTCCCTTTTCCATTACATCTTCCTTTTCAACTATTTGTACCAATTTCTCACAATCTTCTATTTCAAGTGTTTTAAGCTTTTCAAGATTTCTGGCTAGGGATGAAGAGAACAATGTTACCAGGCTTCCACAATCATTGACAACCACTTCTTGCAAATTGGGAAAGTTAATAGTTCCTTCCAGGTTTTTCTTCCATACACATTTTAAATTTGGCAAGTATTTTAAGGTAAgttttttcaaacaaaagaTTATTCTCTTCATCTTGATCTCAATCTCAATGTCAAATATTACCTCCACTGCATCGGAACTATGCACATTCAATTCTTTTAAGTTCTTCAAGTGAAGAAGGACATGAGAGGGAatcaaaatatttcttttacatgcTGCATCGAATTCCAATTTCTCTAaacagttaaaaaaattatctggGAAAACAGGTTTGTTGTGCCGACCACATTTCGTCTCAGGATAATCAACAAGCCTTGCATACCTTGAATATTCAAAAGAAAccttggaaaagaagaaaatgtcAGGAGTAAATGACAATCAATGATTGAATGATGATATAAAAAGTCTTTATACTTtaagtatatttatttaatgaaatacttatctttttttttatcagccattaataaattaaattaaaatgaaataaaggtATTCTAACCCTTTACATTAACTATTTATTGCCAACGTACTCCTTCTCAAACCAGTCCCAACAATTCCTACGCTATTTGGCTAAAGCTAAAAGCTACAGAAAGCATATAAGAGTATTCAAATCCCTTACAATTATCTATATAAAGCTGCAGAAAACATGTAGGAGTATTTAAACCCCTTACAACTATCTATAATCTAGGCACAAGCAAGCACTGCATTGCAtaattataaatcaattttgcagaaaaaattcaaaatattaaaacaatttcCCATTTACAATTTGCAAACTACAAACATTGCAAACTGCAAGAAGAGTGGTgattattttatcattattcaGAGAGTATGATAAAGATCACAACTTGTATAGTGAAATTATGCTAGAAATTTGGATATCAACCATACTTGATTATGCAAACAAGAAACCTAGACCTATCAAACTAGGAAATAAATCTACTGAAATCTGTACAAAATGACATATTTGCATGCTTCATATTTTATAAGTTTATCATAGTGATATTGTTTCTCATAATGATATAATTATCAATTGCGAACcatttgaatgaaattaaaaaagaaaatattttaatgcatACCTGATCTGTGAAACGTTTCTGCAGGGTTGCATTCAAATCACCTTCCCAATACCACATGTGTTTTTCTTGGGCTACAACATGTACTTTCTCAAGGTTTGGAGCACTTTGGACTTTAGATAATTTTGTCATTTTGGGACATTCACTCACTACTAATTTTTTCAGTAGTGGGAATTTTAAATCACACTTCTCGACATTAGAGAAACACTTGAGATTTTGTAGTGACACCAATTCTAATGATTCTAATAATTTAAACTCAATCTCTTCTACTTTTTCGTCAGCATTTTCTGCAACGATTTCCACAATCATTGGACATGAACTTATTTTCATCCTTTTGAGTTGAACCAAGGTTTTAGCAGTTGAGGTTGTCATTAAATTCCGCATCATACATTTCACCACTTTTAGATATATTAAGTAACTAAAAGATACAGAGGATGATGCTAAATTTCTCAATTTTGTACAGTTTTGAATGATTAAGTATTCTACCCTTTGAAGGAGCATGTCATGCTCAAATCCAATCTCTTTAAGAGCCCACATGCTATTTAAGCTCAACTCTTCAAGTTGCATAACAACACCTATTTTTTCACGTGAAATAAGACTTTCAGAACCCCAAATCCTTTCCAAGTGACAAAAGGTCAaagttaaaattttcaaattggGAAGTCCATGAAGAAACCAAAAGAGAATTTCACTATCATTCATTCCAACCAAGGCAAGTTGTTCTAGTTTGTGCATTGTGTGAACATTAGCAATGTATTTCTGCAACCACTTTGCTTCATTCAAGCTAAATGACATATTTTCCAAGTTGTATAGcacctaaataaataaataaacttatcAGTATCAAAGTATACGTTTGAACCATAATGTATTATTTTGCTACAagaaataaaatacataatcTCACATCCTATCCTTTATcagcactacaagaaaataattaaataaaaactaattttagggaccaaaataattagttattatttgagaccattttataaattaaaaaattattatatctaaaatagttactattattaataaaaatttataaaatagtttctaaattggtatctaatcatTAACCATCCAAATTTtagctacttactactttatattctaaattagtctctattagtcttttagagactaatttagaatctaaaatattagtagttaaaactaaggtaactaatttagataccaatttagaaaccattttataaatttttttattaataatagaaatcactttatatatgaataatttttagtatctaaattaatatctaatttagtcaatatagtgactaattattttttttctctaaatttagttactatttaatgattttttttaggaGAGGCACTGCTAATTCATGCTTTTCATCTAAACAAGGCATGTTCCATATTCCTATAGAAAAGATCTAAAAGATAACTTTTGTTTTGGATCTAAACAAACTTTGTGTACCTTTTCCGTAGCTAAAACAATTGGATGCACTCTTGAATTTATGATTTTTGAAGTCAACCCTTCCAACATGCTACAATAGACTATATCCAATTCCTTTAATTGTGGCCATTCTAAAGTGTGAGTTCCTAAGTAGAAACTCCTCAAATCATATAAGTCTATCAATAATAGAGTGTTTAAATGAGGGAACTTAAAGTTGATAGCATCTTCACTTGCATGTTTGTCCCAAGCAACAATCTCTTTCATTGCCCTACAACTCTGTACCTCAAGGACTTCCAGTTTTTCTAGGCCAATGGAAACAGAAAGTGGAAACAAATATTCCAAATTTGGACTCCCGTAAACTCTTATGCTTCGTAAATCATTATATTTAAGTGTTTCACTTATGTCATCCTTCCATATGTTCACCAAATTTGGAAGCATTTCTAGAAATATATTATCCAAGTTTGTTTGAATTATATCACAAGATTGTGGAATATTTgcaaaatcaaatatattttccACTGAGTTGCAATTTATAATTGTCAAGCTTTGAAGGCTCTGAAATCTTTGCCCCATATAACTAGGAAAAATTGTAACTAGTTTGTGGCACTCTATTATTATCAAAGAGTCCAAAATGCGAAAGGAATGCAAACCAATATGAGAATTCCAAATGGTACTGAGTTTCTCCATGCAAATGATCTCTATTTTCTTCAACTTTGGAAAAACGTCAATACACTGTTACAAACAAAAAAGGATTGATAGGTGAGCAATTGAAAGACCTAAACAATTCATACAATTAAACAACAAATAATATAACTCTATTAAATGAATCCACACACCTCTGCATTTTCTGAACGAAATATATCCTCCATCCTTTCACACTCACTTACAAAAAGGCTTTGAAGATTCACCAAACTTCCAGCCATGGAGAATGATAGTAAATACTTTAAATTACCACAATCTGTCACATTCAATGTGAGCAAATTTTGAAAACAATGGTCATATTGGTCACTCCATATCTTCTGGATGTTGATTGAGGATAACTCCAACCTTTCTAATTTGGGAATTAAAACCTGTAAGAACACAAAAGCTCAcaatatattttgaaagattttttccCTAAGAGAAATGACAAAACTTAAATGAGTAgaattttttatactttttttcaaAGGAATAACAACATACAAATTAAACATTACGCA comes from the Phaseolus vulgaris cultivar G19833 chromosome 8, P. vulgaris v2.0, whole genome shotgun sequence genome and includes:
- the LOC137826730 gene encoding uncharacterized protein isoform X3, which codes for MDAVVSTTTECALKNVGSVVKRQVGYIFNYKDKFKELESYIQKLEHNRERLQHQVDDALRNADEIENDVQDCLKQMDEKIKEYTSYIHNECHAKTICSLGFFPNNFKLRYQLGREATKKVEQIIGNELWKKGFNNVSYKKGPSTDAAFSNMGYESFASRNTNMEMILKALEDSTVDMIGVHGPGGVGKTTLVKEVAKIARENKLFKTVVIASIGRNPDFKNIQGQIADMLGMRLEGESEIARVDRIRKRLKNEKENTLIILDDLWDGLDLNKLGIPCNDDISDFDYNNDIPHFGYKQNQKKELSKVELDSMKKEKLFRGYKGGKILLTSRSKQVLCNQMDVEESSTFSVGVLNEKEAKTLLKKVADVKTSEFDGNATEIAKWSAGLPIALVSIGRTLKHKSLSAWEDVCQQIKRQSFSEEWRFTDFSIKLSYDHLKNEQLKCIFLHCARMGHDALIMDLVKFCIGLNLLQGFHTITDARKRVKEVIHELEESSLLVRSYSGDRFNMHDIVRDVAISISSKEKHVFFMKNSILDEWPHEDDFERYTAIFLHYCDINDELPESIHCSRLEVLHIDNKSESFKIPDDFFKSMVRLRVLVLTGVNLSCLPSSIKSLKKLRMLCLERCTLGENLSIIGELKNLRILTLSGSNIESLPLEFGQLNKLQLFDISNCSKLREIRSNILPRMNTLEELYIRDSLILWEAEENIKSGNASMSELRNLNQLQNLDIRIQSSGHFPRNLFFDNLNSYKIFIGEFNLLNLPKVGEFKVPDKYEEVKFLALNLKEGIDIHSEKWVKMLLKNVECLLLGELNDVQDIFYELNVEGFPNLKHLSIVNNFGIKYIINPVEWSYPLLTFPKLESIWLYKLHNLEKICDNRLVEASFRSLKVIKIKTCVKLGNLFPFSMVRLLTVLERIEVCDCDSLKEIVSEEIKTHDDKIVSEERQTHDDKIEFPQLRVLTLKSLPTFTCLYTIDKVSDSAQSSQDQVQLHRNKDIVADIENGIFNSCLSLFNEKVLIPKLERLELSSINIQKIWSDQYDHCFQNLLTLNVTDCGNLKYLLSFSMAGSLVNLQSLFVSECERMEDIFRSENAECIDVFPKLKKIEIICMEKLSTIWNSHIGLHSFRILDSLIIIECHKLVTIFPSYMGQRFQSLQSLTIINCNSVENIFDFANIPQSCDIIQTNLDNIFLEMLPNLVNIWKDDISETLKYNDLRSIRVYGSPNLEYLFPLSVSIGLEKLEVLEVQSCRAMKEIVAWDKHASEDAINFKFPHLNTLLLIDLYDLRSFYLGTHTLEWPQLKELDIVYCSMLEGLTSKIINSRVHPIVLATEKVLYNLENMSFSLNEAKWLQKYIANVHTMHKLEQLALVGMNDSEILFWFLHGLPNLKILTLTFCHLERIWGSESLISREKIGVVMQLEELSLNSMWALKEIGFEHDMLLQRVEYLIIQNCTKLRNLASSSVSFSYLIYLKVVKCMMRNLMTTSTAKTLVQLKRMKISSCPMIVEIVAENADEKVEEIEFKLLESLELVSLQNLKCFSNVEKCDLKFPLLKKLVVSECPKMTKLSKVQSAPNLEKVHVVAQEKHMWYWEGDLNATLQKRFTDQDFFNYSKRRILDDYLEMTKVQHKKPAISDNFFGSFKKLEFDEAFTRPIVIPSHVLPYLKNLEELNVHGSDAIQVIFDIDESEVKMKGIVYCLKELTLKKLSNLKCVWKENPKGIVSFPNLQEVVVKDCGSLVTLFSPSLAKNLENLETLHMERCEKLIEIVGKEDGMEHGTTLMFELPILSSLSLENMPLLSCFYPRKHNLECPLLKFLEVICCPNLKLFTSDFVDSQKGVIEAPISPIQQPLFSVEKVSPKLVVLALNEENIKLMSYAHLPQDLLCKLICLLVYFEDNNKKGTLPFDFFHKVPNLVLLIVEKCFGLKEIFPSQKIKVHDTVLVKLQQLCLLELNELEWIGLEHPWVQPYCEKLELLGLNKCPQVEKLVSSAVSFINLQKLSVRKCERMEYLFTFATLKSLVKLETLHIKKCESIKEIAKNEDEDDCEEMVFGRLRSIELNCLPRLVRFYSGNNTLHCSYLKKVIVAKCPKMETFSEGVIKVPMFFGIKTSKDSSDLTFHGDLNATIRQLFHKQVIHQS